A window of Pseudomonadota bacterium contains these coding sequences:
- a CDS encoding Tm-1-like ATP-binding domain-containing protein, with the protein MTGKPRIIVAGILDTKGTEIKFIADRVRAAGGEPIILELSLKEETGWADVSLSALLSRAGRAPEELVSMVRTEAAEIIVASALEVVAEMIAQDRLDGMIAFGGSTGTSMATRIMRVLPIGMPKLMLSTMASGDVSSYVGTRDITMLYPIAEVGLNAITRRILNYAAAAIVAMASPPVLPSEDIKPIIGCTMLGATTLCVLHASGHFNASGYDVMINHAVGSGGKSMEELITEGCIVGVLDITTHEIADFLLGGVMGAGPDRLTAACEKGIPQVVSTGGLDMIVFGPPEAVPERFRAEAAKQLPGRTIRMHNPDLTIVGTTPEEAFVMGQYMAEKLNRAKGPTVLTVPMRGWTAYDIAAPDMNLGWPGPGPGPFWVADPHKPEWSLRAKRFLEGLYTKVDLTKPNLSVMEVDRHVNEHEFADLVAGLLFRMLSGTWKKESQ; encoded by the coding sequence ATGACAGGGAAACCACGGATTATTGTCGCAGGAATCCTCGATACCAAAGGCACAGAGATCAAGTTTATTGCTGATCGGGTACGGGCAGCGGGCGGGGAACCGATTATCCTGGAATTGAGCCTGAAAGAAGAAACGGGCTGGGCGGACGTGAGCCTTAGCGCGCTCCTTTCCAGAGCAGGTCGTGCTCCAGAGGAGTTGGTCTCCATGGTAAGGACAGAGGCCGCAGAGATCATTGTAGCATCGGCTTTAGAAGTAGTCGCCGAAATGATAGCACAGGATAGATTAGACGGCATGATTGCCTTTGGTGGCTCGACTGGCACGAGTATGGCTACGAGGATAATGCGTGTCCTCCCTATCGGTATGCCAAAACTAATGCTCTCAACGATGGCATCGGGAGACGTAAGTTCCTACGTCGGGACAAGGGACATTACCATGCTCTACCCAATTGCCGAGGTGGGGCTCAATGCCATTACCCGGCGGATACTCAACTACGCGGCGGCGGCAATTGTTGCCATGGCTTCCCCGCCTGTCCTTCCTTCAGAGGACATAAAACCCATTATCGGCTGTACGATGCTTGGGGCTACGACACTGTGCGTGCTTCATGCCTCTGGACACTTCAATGCCTCAGGTTACGATGTGATGATTAACCACGCCGTCGGCAGCGGGGGCAAGTCGATGGAGGAACTGATCACCGAGGGCTGTATCGTGGGGGTGTTGGACATAACTACCCATGAGATCGCTGATTTCCTCCTTGGAGGTGTCATGGGTGCGGGACCTGACCGCCTTACGGCAGCATGTGAGAAGGGCATCCCACAGGTTGTCTCCACGGGGGGTCTCGATATGATCGTTTTCGGGCCACCGGAGGCAGTGCCCGAGAGATTCCGTGCCGAAGCGGCCAAGCAGTTGCCGGGCCGCACTATCCGCATGCACAACCCGGATCTCACCATCGTAGGTACCACCCCCGAGGAGGCTTTCGTCATGGGGCAGTACATGGCAGAGAAATTGAATAGAGCCAAAGGACCTACGGTACTCACTGTTCCCATGCGAGGCTGGACTGCCTATGACATCGCAGCGCCCGACATGAATCTGGGCTGGCCAGGCCCTGGGCCCGGGCCGTTTTGGGTTGCAGACCCGCACAAACCCGAATGGTCTCTTCGTGCGAAGCGTTTTCTCGAAGGGCTGTATACCAAGGTCGACCTGACAAAACCCAATCTCTCCGTAATGGAGGTAGATAGGCACGTAAATGAACACGAATTTGCTGATTTGGTAGCCGGGCTCCTTTTCCGGATGCTGTCGGGCACATGGAAGAAAGAGAGTCAATAA
- a CDS encoding reductive dehalogenase, with product MRGVMMAKIVSEPTYRRFIVDKLERFDEANHVYSRVDRGEVIPQEMIPQGDSSKSAVHQLFNYDDNRKNKHGYSRTDYAFRWAGRTIDYVTRRTQYGRENPPKLPPVKIDSVERMTDLIKKAALWFGADLVGVAPLDRTWVFSRLGDHSSQLGLEGKAGDPIELPEYFTSVIVVALEMSYDHVRRSPAMDASADLGYSRMGFVASSLARFIQELGYHAMPSGNDTAISIPMAADAGLGELGRNGMLITERYGPRVRLCKVFTNLPLVHDKPIDLGVQAYCEVCQKCAELCPGQAIKYDERTAEHNNISNNNGILKWPINAEKCILFWAKQRCHCSTCIRVCPYNKPDTQFHKFVRWHVSHLPQFNRLYKWMDDALGYGKQILGDPRDEFFP from the coding sequence TTGAGAGGTGTAATGATGGCAAAAATTGTTTCAGAACCCACCTACAGGAGGTTCATTGTTGACAAGTTGGAGAGGTTTGACGAGGCGAATCACGTGTATTCCCGTGTGGACCGGGGGGAAGTGATCCCGCAGGAAATGATTCCACAGGGCGACTCTTCAAAGTCCGCCGTTCATCAATTGTTCAATTATGATGACAACAGGAAAAACAAGCACGGCTATTCCAGGACCGATTACGCCTTTAGATGGGCAGGGCGGACAATCGACTATGTAACCCGTCGCACTCAGTATGGACGCGAAAATCCCCCGAAATTACCCCCTGTGAAGATTGACAGCGTTGAGCGAATGACGGACCTCATCAAGAAGGCTGCCCTATGGTTCGGAGCAGATCTGGTAGGCGTAGCCCCCCTTGACCGCACGTGGGTCTTCTCGCGGCTGGGCGATCATAGCAGCCAGTTGGGTCTGGAAGGGAAGGCAGGCGACCCCATAGAATTGCCCGAATATTTCACTAGCGTCATTGTTGTGGCGCTGGAGATGAGTTACGACCACGTCCGGAGGTCACCGGCCATGGATGCCTCCGCAGACCTCGGTTATTCCCGGATGGGTTTTGTGGCTTCCAGCCTTGCCCGATTCATTCAGGAACTCGGTTATCACGCAATGCCTTCGGGCAACGACACGGCGATTTCGATACCCATGGCCGCTGACGCTGGACTGGGAGAACTTGGTCGTAACGGCATGCTTATTACGGAAAGATACGGCCCCCGGGTGAGGCTGTGCAAGGTATTTACCAATCTCCCCCTTGTCCACGACAAACCGATAGACCTTGGTGTCCAGGCTTACTGTGAGGTCTGCCAGAAGTGCGCGGAGCTTTGTCCGGGGCAAGCGATAAAGTATGACGAACGGACGGCAGAGCACAACAACATTTCCAACAACAACGGCATCCTCAAATGGCCTATCAATGCTGAGAAATGCATCCTTTTCTGGGCGAAGCAACGATGCCACTGCTCCACCTGCATCAGGGTCTGTCCGTACAACAAGCCTGATACACAGTTTCACAAGTTTGTCCGCTGGCATGTGAGCCATCTGCCTCAGTTCAACAGGCTTTACAAATGGATGGACGATGCGTTAGGATACGGGAAGCAGATCCTCGGAGATCCGAGGGATGAATTCTTCCCGTGA